One region of Thermodesulfovibrionales bacterium genomic DNA includes:
- a CDS encoding respiratory nitrate reductase subunit gamma, translating into MVDGRKWGRAVKIWLAEVFLQRQLFGLSSFRWLLHLLIFFGFIALAFLSLFLFLLKPLGYLNLDGGLTGYFLRGGGYVFIKIWGDSFGLALLLGLVAASVRRFLFRPAQQINNQADLVLLFLLFWLTLSGFALEGLRLALAPAEIARYSFVGRLFIPPGNYTLEALKPWLTALWVLHCFSGLSLLLYLPHSKLLHSILSPLVIGMNALEEQERKDLYWPDVAKHRATR; encoded by the coding sequence ATGGTTGATGGAAGGAAATGGGGCCGCGCAGTGAAGATATGGCTTGCCGAGGTCTTCCTCCAGCGACAGCTGTTCGGCCTTTCCTCGTTCCGCTGGCTGCTTCATCTTCTAATTTTTTTCGGCTTCATCGCCCTGGCATTCCTCTCTCTGTTCCTGTTTCTCCTGAAGCCTTTGGGATATCTCAACCTTGACGGCGGCCTCACGGGATATTTCCTTCGCGGGGGAGGGTATGTCTTTATCAAGATCTGGGGCGATAGCTTCGGGCTTGCACTCCTGCTCGGACTCGTTGCGGCGAGTGTGCGGCGGTTCTTATTTCGTCCTGCGCAGCAGATTAATAACCAGGCGGATCTCGTCCTTCTTTTTCTTCTTTTCTGGCTGACCCTTTCGGGGTTTGCTTTGGAGGGGCTCCGTCTCGCTTTAGCGCCTGCCGAGATAGCACGATACTCGTTTGTCGGCCGGCTCTTCATCCCTCCGGGTAACTATACTCTCGAGGCGCTGAAGCCATGGCTGACCGCGCTCTGGGTCCTGCATTGCTTCAGCGGACTCTCATTGCTTCTGTACCTGCCGCACAGCAAACTGTTGCACAGCATACTCTCTCCTCTCGTAATCGGAATGAATGCTTTGGAAGAGCAGGAAAGGAAGGACCTCTATTGGCCCGACGTAGCGAAACACAGGGCGACAAGATAG